GCGTGTTCCTTTCGTTGCCCAAACACAGCAGTGTTTTGCTGTCAAGGCTGGAATCGATGGACTATTAGATATTGCTCGGAGAACATTTTGTGATACTAGTGAAGGTTTCTACTCTCTACCATCTAAGtcctttttctttatatatatatatatacttttttttttactgaGTTGCACAATGCTTGAATTTGTTGTATGTACTTGGTTAGAAAAAGTTTTGCACTAATTAACTAATGAACTTTAAACATAATAGATTATAGTAATACAACAAAATTAAGGAAATTAAAGGATTTAGCTCAAGATTATGAAAAATACCTGAAAGACACTTTATTAATATTCTAGTTGTATGTATgtaagtaaataataattaaaaaatatcttttttttcccAAAAGAATCCTACACAAATAAAACTAAATGTTACTTATCTCCATAAAAAGATATTAAAGATCAATAGTATTTCTTTCTATAGGAATCTTATCTTTGATAACTaatcaagaaaagaaaacatattAATAATGAGCATATATCCAAATAAggttagtaaaataaaaaaccaGAAATTAACAAAGGCATAATTTCCTGAAcaatttttattgatttgaCTGTCTCcacaaaaaaaattgaaaatcaatAATTTCTTCATATAGGAATCTTAGATATAATAATTATCTAAGGAAGcaaaacttattaataatgagcATATATCCAAATAAgattactaaaataaaaaaacccaGAAATCAACAAATAAGTCTTGTTGatttgatattattaatgttatAGTAGTAATGTAATTATTCAAAACACATTCAAGTTTCAAATACTCATGAAAATTAGATTGTATTGCATGGAGGTCCACGCCAATGAAGGAGGGAGTCCCATATGTATTATGCAAAATTGCGTAAGTAGCATAGCATTAACaatttatcttcttcttcttttttttctaataaagaaGGAATACTTGAATCATTGAAGAAAAAAATTGCCATAGATCTACCAAAATGAAGCAATGATATTGGAAGAGAATAATTCTTCTATGAAATTTCATTTCAAGCATTTTATATAGATATTATATCACTTTTTAGAGAACCAGTAATTATTTCAAAAATGTTTAATGTGATTCAACCTAAAATAATGCAAGACAACTTGtagatattcaattttttatggcGCCAAGATAATTCACGAGGTGAGTAGATCTTGTTGTTTGGACTCTATACTCTATTCTCTGTCTATAAATCAAAACATTCACTAAATTGAAAGAAACAGATGAAAatgttgaatttaaattttaatacgaTTTTTTCAATGGACAATATAAATTTCAATCTCATTCTAATTCATAATCATCTTCCAgtatagtaaaattaattattcttcAACTGCTAAACCACAGCAGTAACTTAAAATGTacagaaaagtaaagagattttTATTCTTCTTAACTTAAgacaatatatattaattaatgtgATCTTTTATTAGATTAAAAAAGTTAATAGATATTCTTTAATAAAATAGATTCTAGATTTAACACAAAAACTAATCTAACTAGTTAGCAGGCAATAGCTAATCAAAAGTAATGAattctaataattaataaaacatcaaCTTGGAAGAAAAAGggccataaaaaataaagttaaaaatacGTTGTTTTAATTAGATATTCACCATTTTTTAAGATAAAAGTTATacaaaaagattaaaatttttatttttgcttttttaaAGAATTGATGCTTTTTTAAATAACATGCACATATATACATTTTTCTAAAAGAAACtatgattttttttgttttagttaattttttacaaaattttactttaatttgtaataaaaacTTATGAAGTAGAATTTAAAGTAGGGctaagaattttaattttatataaactttaaaactagTTTAATTTAAGTAgtaaaatgatataaaaattaaaaatatttttgttgatCAATCTTATCAATCAAAATGTAAAGGAATTTGTCATTGTCAAATTCAACAATGTACTTCCTATCCCATTATTCCTCCccttatatatatatgcattgtCCATTTATGTTCTTTTTGTTTGTCAttgctttttttaaaatttgacagCAATACATAATCTTGCAAACAAATACCGTGAAGAATTCAAGCTACCAAATTTGAAACTTCCATTTAATAATAGACAGGGCTTTTACTTTAGCATTCCATTGAAGGACATCCAGGGAAAGCTTCCAAACAAGTTCATTCAGGTTGGGGATAACATTCTTTCTCTAGTTATGTATACAAGATAATACAACGTCCTTAATGATTATCAATTCATGTGCTTGCGGAACATGAATCAGGTCCTGAAACATGGAAACAATGTACACTGCTCCACTTTGGAACTTGCTTCTGTGAGTATCTTCTTGTTTACTGCATATTATAGGATGTGGTGATAGTAATGTTTCATATTCCCTTTGATATCAACTCTTATATACTGCATAACGAATTGGTTCTGCTTGTGTACTGCAGTTTCCGTTTGATGGTAGGAAATTAGATTATCTAGTCTGACTAGCCTATTGATGACCaaatatttctatttaattttatacttatttGCCATTATCTCAGGGTGGCAGAGCACATTTTGGAAATAAATGGTGtgcaaaaatatgcaaatatataaGAACCTAATTTCTTGCTGGCTGTTTAATCTCAGATGAACTTCTGGCTgcaattttattgaaattagttTGGAAGTTACCACGGTAATATTGGGGagatacatattaaaaaagataTTATCTTGCAGAGCATTAATAAGAGGCCACTTTAAATGATAGTTTCAGATTTCCTCCAGTAATCATCCAGCACTCCAGCTTGTAACTAGATCCTTATTTTGTGAATGAATAACCTTTATGCTGTATAGGTGGAAAGCGTGACAGGATCATTCATAAAATAGGAGCCAACTCAAATGACGATCTCAGACATTCCTCTATTTGTATTCTACCTTATTACTATATTGATTAACAATTTAACATGTTAATTGCCTGTTGCATCTCAAATAATTCTTTCTATTCCCTATTAGAAATGAGGGGAAAAAACTTGAATTAAACTTTAAATCAACATTGTTAATATACATGTAAAAATTATGGTAAGGTTGATATTTCTATTGCATGATTAGGTGACACCTGTTTTCATTATATGCATGTCTTTCTGACCAGATGAATATACACTTTTGCATTAGTTGTACATTCAATTAAGTGCCTTGATCCTGGGAAAGTTTTTTGTCATTTTTACTTCGTTGCGTGCAGCTAAATGTCAGAAATAAGTCTGCTGCTGAAGAGTGCTATATAAGAACAGAAGTTTGCCTAGAAGGTTGTAATGGATAAACTCACTGATAATTTTGGTACACACCGGTGTTATGAACTTCAAATGTGCACTTCTCTGTTCACTGTTGGGCGCTGCATTGTGTATGcctctttgattttttttttttttaagtttcttAATTTCTTTAACAAATGTACCTCATCAAACTTGCTTTCTTTATATTAGATGACAACTAGTTTGTTTATGGGAAGTTGCTTCTTGAAGAGATCTAATTTAAGATTAACTGATAGGAAAACATTTTGGCACTACTCTTGGACATCCTGTGATCATGTATATTTCTGGAGTTAAAGAAGGGAAGTCAACTTTTATATCTGCATTGTTAGTTGGTAGTGGAAGCAAGACGGTTTTTTACTATGTTTGTAACAGGGTTTATCAATTTTCCATGGCTCTCTTctcaattcggtttgatcatagacttttatgtttattttgttattgaactATAAAAATCTCCGTGTCACAAATttctagtaaatttttttacaacCTCAAAATTTTGAATCTCATGTTTAGGCAATATAAATTCAACTCATTATGTTGCATCTGATAATATTGATCTTTTCAATGGAAGTCCAGTGCCATATAAACTAAAACTAACAATTATAACAAATCTGATGTTTCTGTTGGCTTCTTTCCAACTAATAATTGGTAACTGATACAGCAATTTTTCCTGATTTTAGATTGTATACTCTACAGTCATTATATGTGCCATACCCTTGAATTGCTTCTATGTTAATTTCACTTGATTTTCAGCTCTATTAGATGCTATAAGAGAGGATGTCTCCTTGCTCGTTCTGCTTGCAGAGGTTCTATGCCTTCTAGATATGCTTGTTAATTCATTTGCTCATACAATATCAACTAAGCTCGTTGACCGATATACTAGACCAGAATTCACAAGTAATTTCCCTGCTCTCTATAATATAGCTTGTGACTTCCTAAGGTGATTGGGCATGTCTTATCATTTGCTCTACTATAGATAGTGGTCCATTGGCAATTGATGCTGGAAGACATCCTGTCCTGGAGAGCATTCGCAATGACTTTGTTGTATGAACTTTATCTTCAGGGCATTTCTTGCTTTTGCCTGTCTTTCTTATGTAGAATTTAGCCGCAAAATGTTTTACTGATTTCTTGCTCCAGTGTTCCTGGAAAGTGATTTAACTTTTTCTGCAGCCCAACAATCTCTTTATTTCAGAAGCGTCAAACATGGTCATTGTCATGGGCCCAAACATGTGAGTAATCTCATTTTAAGTTGATCCTGGACTGTCATGAAGTCTTTTTATGCACTGTAACGTATCTTCTGAACATGTATTTGACGGCCTTTTGAAGAATATGAATGTGAGTTTGATCCTTtccaattttcttttctctttttttcttttattgtgtGCATATTCCCAGTTTAATTCAGAGCATAAAAATCAGAAGAAAACCTTAATAGAAATAGCCTGTATGTTGAGTACTTCAAATGATATTGTAATTTAGTGTTGCCTTTGAACAGTTGAGTTTTGGAAGTGAAGGTCAAATAATATGGATAGTTCTGAGGTGTCCACTCTTGGCAATGGCCTCACTCTAAAAGGTGCTATTACAAAAAGGGCCATGAGTAACATATCATAGTATTAATGTGGGGACTTAACTATGCATACTGTATAAGGAGGGTGTGGTGAATTGTAAATTTAGCATTTCCTTTATTCCATTGGGTTGCCCGTTCCACCTCTGATCACGGGATGAACAGCACATCCTCCcccttcaaaaaattaaaataaataaaaacttaacCCGGTATCCTCAGAGTTGGAACTTGGAAACTTACTTCCCCTTGAATTGTTTGCCATTATCTCTGATATTTAGGTTATATTTATTACCTTTCAGTATTTTCTTGAATATAAGGTTCTTTTTACCTTTTTGCATGTGCTTACACAGAGATGCTCGCTGAGACTCAAACTAAGACGTATAAGATTTTGACGGTGTTAGCTATATGTTTTGCTTCAATTTAGCTATTCATGACTTTATGCAGGAGTGGAAAGAGCACTTATCTTCAACAAGTTTGTCTTATTGTTATTCTGGCTCAGATAGGCTGTTATGTTCCTGCTCGCTTCTCAACCATAAGGGTAGTTGATCGTATATTTACAAGGATGGGTTCAATGGATAATCTTGAATCAAATTCTAGTACGGTACAATTTCTAGACTTTAATCTGGAAAAGGTTTAGTCCTTAGTCAAAAGTAAGATTGAAATATGGTTTTGATAATAAGCAACCATATCACAGTAATATTTTTGTATGGGTGCTGCAGTTTATGACTGAGATGAAAGAGACGGCTTTTGTCATGCAGAATGTCTCCCAAAGGTGAAATAGCATGTGCTTCTACTACCGAgaaatatgaaatatatattcaaaattcgacttttttttaatagaagCCTGATCATTATGGATGAGCTTGGGAGAGCTACTTCTTCTTCAGATGGATTTGCTATTGCCTGGAGCTGCTGTGAGAATCTGTTATCACTCAAAGCGTAATCACTTCTGGATCTAGTCATTAGCGCACCATATTATGAACATATTCAGTTCATGGATGCCACTGCCATGTTTCATCAATGGACAAGTGGCTACTTCCCTAATTTTAGAACATATGATACATGTTTCATTTTACTATTTACTAGAGATGCTAATTGTATAATCACATAgcagtattttattattttctatctGAGCAGCATCTTAATTGGCATTAACTGTTGCATAATAAtatccttttttattttcactttgTATTTTTATTCCGGAATTGATATCAACATTTATAGCTATTGGTTTTTACCTTTTAGCATCTTTCTTGGTTTCCATTTTTAGGGTAGGCAGAAATCTAGATACAGAAATTTCacttttcatctatttttttcttttctttattttcttttctgaaaTAAGTATGGTTCTCTACATGATTTCTAGACTTTTGACTATCCTGTTGGGATatctttcttatttaaaaacagTGTTTTATGAAGACACGAAAACATAATTTCAGGTATACCATATTTGCTACTCATATGGAGAATCTATCAGAGCTAGCAACCATCTATCCGAATGTCAAGCTTCTTCACTTGGATGTTGCCATTAAAAACAACCGCTTAGATTTCAAGGTAGTATATCTAATTTATTATGGCCTAAGTTTGATTTTGGTCAGTGTTTATTGATTGAAGCTTGGATTCAATTAGTTTCAACTCAAGGATGGACCGAGACACATACCTCATTATGGCCTTCTACTGGCAGAAGTGGCAGGCTTACCAAGTTCAGTGATTGAAACGGCTAGAAGCATCACTGCAAAGATCAAGGAAAAGGTCATTTCTGATGAGCAGTCAATATTGATAAATGTTTACCCTTGTGTGGCATAAATGattttgtaagaaaaaaaattcaaataaatttttgtaaaattattcatgattttatttttatatatgatgaaaattttttaagttagaaaattttaaattttgaattcttttatttcaaataaaaagtttacaagaaataattttttatttcaaaattcttTATTCAAAATGGAGGGTTATTGTCAATTACAAGGTCTCAATACTTGTTCATGATGTGTTCAAACATTTTAGCTGGTAATATAGGAGAGGCAAGAAATTATATTAATCTGCAACAGACATTAATTGGACCTTCAAATTTGCTGGTTCATAGGTTTTTATATAAGAGATTGATGCTTTCCAACTTTTATGAAGCTTCTTCTCTACTTAAGCATGGCTAGGGCTCAGACATCTCAAATGTGCTTTGCCACAATTTCGATTTGTGCAGGAAATAAAACAAATGGAACTAAACTGCCATCAGTACCATCAACTGCAGATACTATATCGTGTTGCTCAACGACTAATATGCTTAAAGTATTCCAGCCAAGACGAAGATTCTATTCGGCAAGCACTACAGAATCTCAAAGAGAACTACATGAATGGAATGCTTTGAAGGTTGATGAAACAAGATATGTCAATCTGTTAAGTATTGTTCTACGTTCAGTGCGCAATTCTTTGCCTTCACACCGCTTCTCAATAGATTcctgaattgaattttttttttcttggttgCTTACTCTCATTGGTAAACCATGTACATATACAATCTAGCGCGCAGCAATTATCAAGTCTGCGAATTTTTAAAGTCGAAGCAGCTTTGAGCGTACAAATACGCAACTATGTTGAATCTAATTCAAAGTTTGATAAGTTTTGAGGAAACAATCGAAAAAGGAAGGGGAAAGGTTGAACGAAAGGAAGAGGAGTTGAACCGTAATTACAAAAAGTCCATTAATTACCCTCAACCAGTGTAGGATCGGTTCCGTATTACTTAAACCTTCAATTTATCAAATTGGGAGAGGAGTTGAACCGCATGAAAATAAAACGTTATAACCAAGGAAACTCTcatggaataaaaataaataaaatttcgaAAGAAAACAACATTTTGTCAATAGACGGACGATaacttcaaaattataaaatatgcaACCTCTTAAAAGAGCACTTGTACAATGCAAATTCATAAAACTCAACATCTCAATTCAGATTGTCAGGATTCTAAAGAGTTTAAAGTCCAAAAAtttcaatattcaaaattttgaacTCAAAATGATAACTAATTTGCCCTCCAGACAAATCCCACAAAGAGACAAGTTGAAGCAAATCAATGAACTTAACGGTAGCGGCGGAGGGAGAGAGTATTGTTTCTCTTCCAGGTTGCCCTGCGAGAAGGGCGATTTTTGTGGTGCAAATGTCCCTTTCCTCGTAGACCCCTGTATTTCTTACCAGCAGAAGTAAGGCCTCTGAGCTCTCTATGCTTGTGAATAGGATTGCAGAGCCAGTTGATCCTTGGGTCATTACGGATAGCATTATGTGCTACATCAACCAAGATCACCTCAAAATACTTGTAAGTAGAATCCTGTACCAATAAATACATTTCGTGAGCAAAATTATACATTTAAAGCATGACAAGTGTACATCCAAAAATATAGCAAACAAACCTCATTAAGCCAGTATGAATTGAGAACCCGGAGACCTCCCAATTTCCTACCAGCACGCTCCTCTGCAACAGACCTCTTGCTACGCTGAAACTTCAGTTGAGTCACACCCTGGTTGGTTGGCTTTCCATAGACAATACCCTTGGGTACAGGTCTCTTCCTACCACCACGCCTAACACGGACACGGTAAATCACATAGCCCTGGAGGAATTTACTTAGCCACAATTAGTGCAAACAGAAGACCATGATGCACGCACATGTGACCCATGCAATGCAACACAGAAATCAACAGAACAAGGATAGGAAGACCAAAAAGAGCAAATTTAGGAGTCAAAATGTTCTATAACTTTGTTGAACAATGATTTATATGAATTATGACAAATAAGAAAGTAAAATACCACTATCATGTTTTATTGTGTAAAAAATCAACATATTCTATGTCGTTGACTGTACAGTCATGCAAACAGGCAAAGTTACAAACTGAACATGATTAACAAATCATAATAGAGATTTAACACTATGCAAATAAAACTCGATAACATTTTTACCAATCCCAACATAACGAGAAATTATCACTAACAAAACTACCAAATAAGAATGCATCGGATCGAGACAAAAATGAATTCGACCAGAAAAAGAATCCACTTTGGTCAGATGATGGACTGTGTTGACATAGCTGGTCTCAGGAAGTATCTTATCATCATACATGTACACCCCACCTAGGAGGAATAAATATGAATCAAGACACCACTTAACCAGCAAGAACTGAATAATCGAAAACAAAATCACTGTTGCCTAGAAATTAGCAGACAGAACTTGGATAAGCTCAGGAAATCACAATGTTCACAAGCATCTCCCTTTACACTTCATGGTGAACAGAAAGAAAAACACTTCACTAACAAGCATAATAAACATCAAAGATGAATATCCTCCCATTGAATCAAATTAGTTGCTTGAAGCTTGCAAGACTAAAGGACACATCCTTATCATACCTGCTTGGCCTTGTAGCCCAAGCGGCGAGCCTTGTCAGGGCGTGTTGGATGGGTGACACGAACAATGGAAGGATGCTGGCGGTACTCCCAGCACCTCACCCTCTGCAAAAACCTCATAACATCTGATTGCTTCTTCCTCCATAGCTCAGAGACATACTTGTAAGCCCCTGTTTTTATGAACATATGATGTTAAAACGATCGCAGTGCATATTAAACTTTTCACATCACTGGGAGGTTAAGTCTCAAAAGACATTCATAACAAATGCTCAGGAACAGATAAATATGCTTGTGTTTCAACAAAAATGCAACTACAGAGCATAAGACTTCATAGCATTATCACTCAAGATTTCTGAAGTGATCAATGGCAGAAAAAAAAACATGCCTAAAGTTAGCTTAACAGTCCATCCAATCAGATATCTGGAAATAATGAAATCCCACAAAATGAATATCAAAAGAACTCATTCAAGTGAgcattttcattaaaagataAGCAACAACCCTACTTCTATGTTAGCAGCCAGATGCAAAGCCAAATAACGCAATCCTTTGCTCTTAATCAAAGAACATCAGAACTGCAAAACTTACATTTCACACTGGCAgctataaaaatagtaaaatggATCACAAATTGGGGCAACGAAATGCCAAATGAACAGCAGTGTAATACCTAATAGATCAAACAAAATGGCAAGTTCAAGTGCCTTTTTGGTGAACCTAACATCGGAATCGAAACCAACCAGGAAAATAATAGATTTAAGACCAAAATAATTGGgtttaaaaacatataaaaaagaaCATACTTTACTATCTATAAGAAACACACAGCCACTAGGATTGAAGCAGTATGAACTGCGAGAAAAAAAATCagtgtagagagagagagagagagagagtacccATTGGATCAGAGCTGGCTACCGCTGCTTTGTGACTAGGGTTTGCACTTGCAAACAAAGTGCTAAGGGCTTGCAATGAAAACCCTAGCCTGCCTTATAAATTGTCGACTTGAAATCTACACCGTCCATTTCGACGTAGATGCGGCATTTTTGTATCTGATCCGGAACGGTGTCGTTTCACATCTGATATTGAAGCTTGGCCTACTGGGCCGTGAAATTATGAGCCAAGCCCAATCGCAAATTTGAATGCTCTAAACGTAGGGTTTCTGTGGTTGGAACTTGGAAGGAAAACGCAGCACGGCTGCTTTTGAGATTGTCAACTTCTTCTAACGTGGCAGAATCTTGACGGCTAATGATGTTGCAGTGATTCTAAAGAAAAACGCTGCTCTTCCGATCGCTCTCCCCGTTTCAACTTCCAGCACCAAATGGCGGCCTCTTCTTCAACTTTTACGCGAAACCCTACTTCCATTGCCACCTCCTTCGGTTCCAAACCCTCACTCTTTCTCTCCTCTCCTCGATCTATTAAGCTCCCCTGCATTCATCCACAACCCATCATCAAATCCCTCGGCTTTCACGCGCGGCCTTTCCCCGTCCCACGCGCCTCCGCCACTCCCGCGGCCCAGTCCACTAACTCAACTACCTTTCATGGACTCTGCTACGTTGTTGGCGACAACATCGATACCGACCAGATTATCCCCGCCGAGTACCTCACTCTCGTACCCTCAAACCCAGCCGAATATGAAAAGCTCGGTTCGTATGCACTAATCGGCCTCCCTGCCTCTTACGAGACCCGGTTCATTGAACCGAACGAAATGAAAACGAAATACACTATAGTTATTGCCGGTGACAATTTCGGTTGCGGATCATCTCGTGAGCATGCACCGGTTGCTCTTGGTGCTGCTGGAGTTGCGGCAGTGATTGCGGAATCTTATGCTCGCATCTTCTTCAGGAACTCGGTGGCCACCGGGGAGATATATCCTCTAGAATCGGAGGTTAGGATTTGTGAGGAATGCAAAACTGGGGATGTGATTAGTATTGAGCTCGCAGAGAGTCGCTTGATTAATCACACGACTGGGAAGGAATACAAGCTGAAGCCCATTGGGGATGCCGGGCCAGTGATTGAGGCCGGGGGGATTTTCGCCTACGCAAGGAAGACGGGGATGATCCCATGCTAGGATTGAGGtatatatgttcttgatttataTGGGCAAATGCAGTTTTATGGGTTAAGTCCTTTCTGAAATTCTTTATCTTTTTTGAAGGCTTCTGAAATTCAATTTATAACAATAAAGTCAGCAAATTGTTATTTCATTTCAATAAGGTCTCTAGTCTCAATTCTAGATGTCAATCCAAAATTTCGGTGTTGTAGAGACTTGCTTGAAAAGGCGACTAGAGCTGATTACCCTGTCAAAAATCTGACAAGTTCCATCTTAATTTATATGGTTTCGAATTTGTATCTTTTTATGATACGAATTGAAGTTTAGTGATCCTGTTAACCTTCAGCAATAGGTTGAGTGAAAATGGATGATAATTAGCTGAGGTATTCTAATTTGAACGGGTTCAACTGGTTCACAAAAGGCTGTTGGATACATCTACGTGTCATTGTTAAAAATACCTTAGTATTTCAATTCACAATTTCATATACTCTTCAACTTTGAGTTGGATGACTGATATCTGTATGCTGTTTTTATGTACTATTCAATATTGATGTCTTTCCTATCAGAGTTTTCACATTGTTTAGTGGCTCTATGTTTGCCCGCtttagtgtatatatatatatatataatcttgaATATTGGCCTCTTTCCTGTTTTGTtagattttcatttaaaaatatcgTTTGCAGGCAATTTGAGCATTGCTGGCTGGATTCACAGGCTATTGGTAGCATTATTAGTTGCTTAGTTCTCCTTCTACTTTGTGTACTCAAGAGCAAAAAGCTTGTTATGTTGGAAATTTTTATGATTGGAAGCAACTGAATGTATTAGGACCTGAGTGAGTGATGCCATTTGTTGTTTTAGTGATTTCAGGTTGTTGAAGCTCCAGTTGGTGATTTCTTTCTTCTATTTTGCTGGTTATTATGTTGCAGCAGCCATGTCAAAATAAACactgatgttttaatggtttaataTTGTTTAAAGTTCCTTGCATTAAAAAGGTTGATATTCACCTTCAGTTAAAGATTGTTAACTGATCAGCAGAAGGCACCTAATCAATTATATGTAATCATAATCaacttcaaaaataaatttctctaGGAATATGCCTTTTTCTTTGAACGAGCTTAGGACAATTAAAATCAACTCAATATTAATAGCTGTCAACATCCTACAACTATTAAGCAGGGGTTTACAATCCTGCTTTGAAGTTTGTCTAGAAATTCTCCAGTTTGGTTCTTCAATGTTTTGATTTCAATTTCGTTCAGTTCTTGGTGCTTTGGTTTAGTATATTGTGGTTTGAGTTTTGTTTcctgaaattattttattccatcaattgatgaaaataataaagataatatagagaaattagaaGGAAACAAGAAATCctcttaaattattatataaaagttggaaaacaaaaaacaaaaactcGAAATAAATGATTTTGATTGACTTTGTTGAATTTAGGATTTAGTTCATCTTGATTGCCATTTTGAAGAATCTGTTAATTTTTGTTAGTATAAcaatactaattaattaatacaatAAACTCTGAGTAAAATAAAGAATCTTCTTTGACACATTTCATTAAGATTTTGTTGAATGAGTTATTATCTTTAAAATGTATAGAAATGGTGTaaataaatcaaactgaatttaaattaaattatttgggAGCTTGAGATTCGGTCGAATACAAACTCAATTTTTAAaagagttaaattttaatttaatttttagattttagtattaatttctttaaatttagttttaagattttaatattaattataaattaaattatttgtaaactattaaaattaatattaataaaaactcaatttgtttaaatttattttctaaataatttaaatttaaatttattaatattattaaacttAAGTTTAAttcgaatttaaaaaaattttaataaatttcacttgaatttttcaaaatttaacttAGCTCGTTTACGTTCAACttcttgatttttctttttaatttattgatgaaAAGAGGAATATCTAAGCAACAGTCTAGCTAAGCTCCAAAATTTTGGgccaaaataaatttaaattattttttacattttaaaaattttattaaaactttcatataaaaatttattaatgtattttattttttaaattaaaattaaataataaaaaataaatgattttattaaaaaatattttttaaaattatttttcccaAATAAATTGAGTATGATAAACTGTCAACTAAAATCCAATAACATCCGTAGAAATAGGGTAGCTGCAATAGAATATCCacctaaaaataaaa
The Manihot esculenta cultivar AM560-2 chromosome 1, M.esculenta_v8, whole genome shotgun sequence genome window above contains:
- the LOC110629185 gene encoding DNA mismatch repair protein MSH4 isoform X5, producing the protein MEDDGGERSSIVIGLIENRAKEVGMAAFDLRSASLHLSQYIETSSSYQNTKTLLQFYDPMVIIVPPNKLAPDGMVGVSELVDRFYALVKKVVMARGCFDDTKGAVLIKNIAAKKPSALGLDTYYKQYYLCLAAAAATIKCFDDVMLMLLFDKQVWPYFTHERTEAEKGVIVTNHSLLVTFNGSFDHMNIDATRTRLLRANLLQPLKDVETINTRLDCLDELMSNEQLFFGLSQVLRKFPKDTDRILCHFCFKPKKVTNEVLGTDNARRSRVLISSIILLKTALEALPLLSKVLKDAKSFLLANIYKTVCENEKYASIRKRIGEVIDEDVLHARVPFVAQTQQCFAVKAGIDGLLDIARRTFCDTSEAIHNLANKYREEFKLPNLKLPFNNRQGFYFSIPLKDIQGKLPNKFIQVLKHGNNVHCSTLELASLNVRNKSAAEECYIRTEVCLEALLDAIREDVSLLVLLAEVLCLLDMLVNSFAHTISTKLVDRYTRPEFTNSGPLAIDAGRHPVLESIRNDFVPNNLFISEASNMVIVMGPNMSGKSTYLQQVCLIVILAQIGCYVPARFSTIRVVDRIFTRMGSMDNLESNSSTFMTEMKETAFVMQNVSQRSLIIMDELGRATSSSDGFAIAWSCCENLLSLKAYTIFATHMENLSELATIYPNVKLLHLDVAIKNNRLDFKFQLKDGPRHIPHYGLLLAEVAGLPSSVIETARSITAKIKEKEIKQMELNCHQYHQLQILYRVAQRLICLKYSSQDEDSIRQALQNLKENYMNGML
- the LOC110629185 gene encoding DNA mismatch repair protein MSH4 isoform X1, with product MEDDGGERSSIVIGLIENRAKEVGMAAFDLRSASLHLSQYIETSSSYQNTKTLLQFYDPMVIIVPPNKLAPDGMVGVSELVDRFYALVKKVVMARGCFDDTKGAVLIKNIAAKKPSALGLDTYYKQYYLCLAAAAATIKCFDDVMLMLLFDKQVWPYFTHERTEAEKGVIVTNHSLLVTFNGSFDHMNIDATSVQNLEIIETLHSSLWGTTNKKRSLFHMLKTTKTIGGTRLLRANLLQPLKDVETINTRLDCLDELMSNEQLFFGLSQVLRKFPKDTDRILCHFCFKPKKVTNEVLGTDNARRSRVLISSIILLKTALEALPLLSKVLKDAKSFLLANIYKTVCENEKYASIRKRIGEVIDEDVLHARVPFVAQTQQCFAVKAGIDGLLDIARRTFCDTSEAIHNLANKYREEFKLPNLKLPFNNRQGFYFSIPLKDIQGKLPNKFIQVLKHGNNVHCSTLELASLNVRNKSAAEECYIRTEVCLEALLDAIREDVSLLVLLAEVLCLLDMLVNSFAHTISTKLVDRYTRPEFTNSGPLAIDAGRHPVLESIRNDFVPNNLFISEASNMVIVMGPNMSGKSTYLQQVCLIVILAQIGCYVPARFSTIRVVDRIFTRMGSMDNLESNSSTFMTEMKETAFVMQNVSQRSLIIMDELGRATSSSDGFAIAWSCCENLLSLKAYTIFATHMENLSELATIYPNVKLLHLDVAIKNNRLDFKFQLKDGPRHIPHYGLLLAEVAGLPSSVIETARSITAKIKEKEIKQMELNCHQYHQLQILYRVAQRLICLKYSSQDEDSIRQALQNLKENYMNGML